Genomic DNA from Pigmentiphaga litoralis:
CGGATGCGCCATCACGGCCAGACGCCGGCATGGATGCGCCCCATGACCTCGCGCTCCGCACGGACACACGCTACAACCCCGCACCCCACAGCTTCGCATCCGATCGCATCGCACCGCCCATCCGTCAGCGGGGCGTGATGACCGTTGATGCCGACTGGGACGGCACGGGCCCGGTCGTGCAGGCCACTGGCGACGGCGTGTTCGTCATCGATCCCGGACCGCAGCGTGGGCCGGCCCTGGAGCGCGGGCTGGTCAGCCGCCTGCGTTTCGACGATGTCGACCTGGCATTCGAAGCCCGGCTGACACCGGGCGCCTGTCTGCTCGCCAAGGTTCATCAGCAGCATCGCATCGACCAATCCACCGATTCCTACCACCTGCTGATCAGCGCCCGCCGCGCCTACCTGGCGCGGCACGATCACGTCTTCACGCAGGTCGGCCCGCCCGGGCACGGCTGGGTGGCCTGGCGGCTCACCGCCGCGAACGGCGTGCTGACGGTGTATCGCGACGGCCTGTTGCTCCACCGCGTGCGCGATACCGCACTGCATGGCGGCTATGCCTTTCTGGGTGCGATGGGTGGCGCCGTCCATCTGCGCGGCATCCAGCTGAAGCGGACCGATCCCTCGCCCGTGCGCCGCAGCGCGCGGGCCCTGCTGCCGATACGAGCGCGGCGGCCGCGGCTGTCCATCGTCACGACGGTGTACGACCGGGTCGATTGCCTGCGCCGCTGCATCGCGTCGGTGCAGAACCTGGACTTTGACGATTTCGAACACCTGATCGTGGCCGATCATCCGCCCGCCCATGTGGTTGCCGCCATCCACCAGATCGTTGACGAAATCAACGATCCGCGCGTGGGCTTCTACAACCTGGCGCAGCGGCACAACGACTGGGGCATCGCCCCTGCCGCGGCCGGACTGCAGCGCGCGCGCGGCGACTACCTGGCCTTCCTGTCGGACGACAACGGCTACACGCCCGATCACTTCGATCCGCTGATCCACGCGTTGCAACGCGATCCCGCCCTGGGCTTCGTGTATTGCTCATGCCGCTATGACGGCCGCCTGGTCTTGAACCATCCGGTGCCGCGTCCGGGCCGCATCGACCTGGGCCAGCCCTTGTTCCGCCGCGAGCTGTTCGACGTGCATCTGAACAATGACCTGCCCTTCGACATGATGGCGTGGGACTGGCACCTGGTGGACATGCTGATGCGGCGCGGGGTGCGATGGAAGCACGTCGATCGGCCCAGCTTTCTCTTTCGCCTGGCGCAATATCCGGAGCTGTGGGCCTCATGATCTCTTATTGCGTGGCCTGCTACCGGCCGACCTATGCCCGCCTGCTGTTGCAGGAACTGGTGAGCAAGACCACGGCGCCCTACGAGATCCTGCTGTGGCTCAACGTCAGTGATGCCGGCCTGGATGCCGACATTGCCGAGGCGATCGCGCAAGGCGTGCCGCTGACCGTGGTGGGCCGCACGCCGCACAACATCGGCATGACAGCCTATATCGATCTGTTCCGCGCGTCGCGTTACCCGCTGATCGCGCAGATCGACGATGACGTCGTGTGTATCTCCCGGGGACTGGCCGAGCGGGCTGCGCATGTGTTCAAGCGCTTTCCACAGGTGCGGCAGGTCGTGGCCGATGTCTGGCAGGACGAGTACACGACCGGCGCGCGTCCACCGCTGTCCCAGTACCGCGTCTACGATGCGTCGGAGCGCCTGTACGAAGGCCCGGTGGATGGGTGGTTGTCGGTGTATCACCGCGGCATTCTGCCCATGCTGACACGCCTGCCCATCTCCGCTTACTACCCGATCGGCGCGACGATCTGCGGCGCCTTGTCGCAGCGGGGATTCAAGGGCGTGCTCGACCTGGGCGGGATGAAGGTATTCCATGTCATCGGCCCGGACTACGCGCGCGCCTTTGGCATGCTGGAGCACGAGATCGCCAAATACCGGCGGCTGAACCGACAGGACATCGTGGATTGGTATGAGGCGTCAGCGGTCAAGGATGCGCACGCCATGACGGCGCGGGTGGAACAGATCCGCAGCTATTTCGGGCTGCGCGCCTGATCGATATGCTCGCACAGCGTGCGCGTCTCTTCGATCATGCGTGGCCCCGGCCGATGCATGCGGTCGGCGTCGGCCACGAACAGATGCCCGCGCGCCGCGGCGGTCAGCCCGGGCGCAAAGGCCTTCCATTGCGCCAGCGCCGCGTTGCCATCAGCGCCTGCGGCGCCGGCAGCCCCCGCGCCCTTGGAGGCACCCACCACGATCACCTGCGGGTTGGCGAGCAACACGCCTTCCACGCTGACCATGGGCGCGGCGGCGGGCAGCGTACCGAACACGTTGTCGGCGCCGCACAGCCGCAAGGCATCGCCGATGATGCCGCGATTGTTCAGCGTGTAAATCGGTTGCCCGCTCAACTGGTAGAAGGTGCGCACGGGTGTTTGCCCGGCGTAGGTGGCCGTCAGGGACTGCAGTTGCTGCCGCAGTTGCGCGGCGCGCGGTGTCGCCACCGCGTCCGTTCCGGCCAGGCGGCCAAAACGGTCCAGCGTGATCGGTATGTCGGCCAGCACTGCCGGCCGACTGTAGAACACGGCAATGCCCAGGCTGTCGAGCAAGGCCATCGGCAGCTTGCCGGCAGTCGACCCCGACGCGGCATAGTCCCAGGCCACGATCAGATCGGGCTTGAGCGCCAGCACGCGTTCGATGTCCAGGTTCAACGGATTGCCCACCTGGGCCAACCGCTTCATTTCGGGCGGGTAATCGCTGTTCTGGTCGACGCCCACCAGCCGGTCGCCCGCACCGGCGGCCACCATCAATTCGGTGGCGTGCGGCGACAGCGTGACGATGCGGCGGGCAGGAGCGGCCAGGCGCACATCGCGGCCCGTGTCGTCGCGCACGATGATGGCAAGCGCAGCCGGCGATGTCGCCGCCTGCCGAGACGCGTCCGCAGCGTGGGCCATCTCGCCGCCCAACGCTGCAACCATCATCGCGACCAACGTCCTGGGCAACGACATGGCTCAGCCCAGGGTCACGGCCGGTAGACCAGGTTCACGAACACGTTCGAACCTGGCGTGGCATAGCCGCGCGCCAGTTCGTAGTCCTTGTCCATGACGTTGTTCCAGCGGACCTGCACCTGTGCCTGACGCGTGATGTCATACGAAGCGGTCAGGTTCAGCAGGCTGTAGCCGCCAAGCCGGGTCGTTTCGTTCGCACCGAACTGGCCGATGCTGGCGTTGTACGACGTGTCGCTGCGCTTGCCGCTCAGCACCCATTCCGCGCCCACGCGCCAGGCACCCAGCTGATGATCGCCCGCCAGCTTCAACACCTGCCGCGCGCGGCGGGTCAGTTGTTCGCCGGTGTTGTTGTCTTTCGGGTCGACGATGTCGACGCTGCCGCGGACCGACGTCGCGCCGAACTGCTGCGCGGCCGTCAACGTGATGCCCTTCAGCGTCGCGTCCTTGTTCACGACCGTGGTCCGGCCCTGGTACTGGATCAGGTTGTCGACCTTGTTGTGATACGCGATCAGGCTGCCGGTGGTGCCGCC
This window encodes:
- a CDS encoding cobalamin-binding protein, with the translated sequence MSLPRTLVAMMVAALGGEMAHAADASRQAATSPAALAIIVRDDTGRDVRLAAPARRIVTLSPHATELMVAAGAGDRLVGVDQNSDYPPEMKRLAQVGNPLNLDIERVLALKPDLIVAWDYAASGSTAGKLPMALLDSLGIAVFYSRPAVLADIPITLDRFGRLAGTDAVATPRAAQLRQQLQSLTATYAGQTPVRTFYQLSGQPIYTLNNRGIIGDALRLCGADNVFGTLPAAAPMVSVEGVLLANPQVIVVGASKGAGAAGAAGADGNAALAQWKAFAPGLTAAARGHLFVADADRMHRPGPRMIEETRTLCEHIDQARSPK
- a CDS encoding glycosyltransferase family 2 protein; the protein is MISYCVACYRPTYARLLLQELVSKTTAPYEILLWLNVSDAGLDADIAEAIAQGVPLTVVGRTPHNIGMTAYIDLFRASRYPLIAQIDDDVVCISRGLAERAAHVFKRFPQVRQVVADVWQDEYTTGARPPLSQYRVYDASERLYEGPVDGWLSVYHRGILPMLTRLPISAYYPIGATICGALSQRGFKGVLDLGGMKVFHVIGPDYARAFGMLEHEIAKYRRLNRQDIVDWYEASAVKDAHAMTARVEQIRSYFGLRA